Proteins encoded together in one Bradyrhizobium sp. CB82 window:
- a CDS encoding adenylate/guanylate cyclase domain-containing protein: protein MQQVADWLEKLGMSEYAQRFAENRIDFSVLRELTDQDLKDLGVVIGDRRKMLRAIADIDGIEKNAPAAPAGAPAAQRRTPIASEPIPTATPPPISAEASGERRYVTVMFCDLVGSTSISAQLDAEEWRDLVGGYLDAACAAVTEMGGHVSKKLGDGVMVLFGYPVAQENDAERAARAALLVQRALAEVNRKNTEAGKPALNARIGIETGAVVIDAAGEIYGDAPNVAARVQALAEPGTIVVTARVQHQVAGLFVVEGRGSHELKGVPEAVTLYRLVRASGGGRRAGQRHLAPLVGREEEIAMLMRRWERARRGDGQLVMIVGEPGLGKSRLIEEFHPRLREVPHTWVEWSCSQLLQNTPLHPIADWGRQRFGGADIPAERRLADLENTLALVKLDPAENVRLLAPLLDIPLPQDRAPTLEPEELRRRQLTALTNWVMAGARTQPVVLALEDVHWADPTTLELLRGIAERGALAPLFVLITARPEFRPPWGMRSHHSTISLAPLDRLQVRQMVGELASRCALSREVVDGVTERTGGVPLFVEEMTRLLLESGGRGIQAIPPTLQQSLTARLDRLGPAREVAQIGAVIGRDFSYTLLRAVTAMEDRPLQIALERLAEADILLVQGLPPDADYRFKHVLIQDAAYENLLKSRRQVLHRRVGEVLRDDFAATAAVEPEVLAHHFTEAGRSDAAVEYWQRAGDLAMVRSGHAEAIHHFSVALDILRKLGEKPDRVAKELELCVKLGPALMMMKGPGSPDVEAIYSRAVALEAGEENSARFKALWGLYYHSMSSGRLRAATAHADELLGLAQRLGADDLVLEGHHAKWATSLWCGNLAAAGDHSQKGISQYDCTRHHALAFAFSGHDPGVCAHAAGAINLALLGFPQKAMKLGGEAVTLARSLSHPYSLALAMWFCAIVLQVGRQRQSCRDLASELIELSQEHDFPMMRGAGTFFLGWATADSAELEHGIASMEQGLALFSAVRQVTRPYMLAVLASAKADLGRPDEGLELLKDALALTAVSGEVWWQAEMHSLRGRLLAARGQHDESEACFRCAIEVSRGQSAKTLELRAATSLARLWSDRGRNAEARDLLAPIYGWFTEGFGTPDLKEAKILLDALSR, encoded by the coding sequence ATGCAGCAGGTTGCCGACTGGCTCGAAAAGCTCGGCATGTCCGAGTACGCCCAGCGTTTTGCTGAGAATCGCATTGATTTCTCGGTCCTTCGTGAGCTGACCGATCAGGACCTGAAAGATCTCGGGGTCGTCATCGGTGATCGCCGAAAAATGTTGCGCGCGATCGCCGACATCGACGGTATCGAGAAGAACGCACCAGCCGCGCCCGCCGGGGCACCTGCAGCGCAGCGTCGTACACCCATCGCCTCAGAGCCAATCCCGACCGCGACGCCACCGCCGATCTCCGCCGAGGCCAGCGGCGAGCGCCGCTATGTCACTGTGATGTTCTGTGATCTCGTCGGCTCGACCAGCATTTCCGCGCAGCTCGACGCTGAGGAGTGGCGCGATCTCGTCGGAGGTTATCTCGATGCCGCGTGCGCTGCGGTGACCGAGATGGGCGGCCATGTCAGCAAGAAATTGGGCGACGGGGTCATGGTGCTGTTCGGCTATCCGGTGGCGCAAGAGAATGACGCCGAACGCGCGGCGCGGGCGGCGCTCTTGGTCCAACGCGCACTCGCCGAGGTGAACCGCAAGAATACTGAGGCTGGCAAGCCAGCGCTCAACGCGCGCATCGGCATTGAAACCGGAGCGGTCGTGATCGACGCGGCGGGCGAGATTTACGGTGACGCGCCGAACGTTGCAGCGCGGGTGCAGGCGCTGGCGGAGCCGGGTACGATCGTGGTGACGGCGCGGGTGCAGCACCAGGTCGCGGGGTTGTTCGTCGTTGAGGGCCGCGGCAGCCATGAACTTAAGGGCGTGCCGGAGGCGGTGACATTGTACCGACTGGTGCGGGCAAGCGGCGGCGGGCGCCGCGCCGGGCAGCGCCATCTCGCGCCGCTGGTGGGGCGCGAAGAAGAGATCGCGATGTTGATGCGGCGCTGGGAGCGGGCGCGGCGGGGCGACGGTCAGTTGGTGATGATCGTGGGCGAGCCAGGATTGGGAAAATCCCGCCTGATCGAGGAATTCCATCCGCGGCTGCGCGAGGTGCCACACACTTGGGTCGAATGGAGTTGCTCGCAGCTTCTGCAGAACACGCCGCTGCATCCGATCGCCGATTGGGGCCGGCAGCGCTTTGGCGGCGCCGACATACCCGCCGAGCGGCGTCTCGCGGACCTGGAGAATACGTTGGCGCTGGTCAAACTCGACCCGGCGGAGAATGTCAGGTTGCTCGCGCCATTATTGGACATCCCCTTGCCGCAGGACCGTGCGCCGACTTTAGAGCCGGAAGAATTGCGGCGCCGACAGCTGACAGCGCTCACGAATTGGGTCATGGCCGGCGCGCGAACTCAGCCGGTGGTGCTGGCACTTGAAGATGTGCACTGGGCTGATCCGACCACGCTCGAGCTATTGCGCGGCATCGCCGAACGCGGTGCGCTGGCGCCCTTGTTCGTTCTTATCACCGCCCGGCCGGAGTTCCGTCCGCCATGGGGCATGCGCTCGCATCACAGCACAATCTCACTGGCTCCGCTCGATCGCTTGCAGGTGCGCCAGATGGTCGGCGAGCTTGCCTCTCGCTGTGCGCTGTCAAGGGAAGTGGTTGACGGCGTGACCGAGCGCACCGGCGGCGTGCCGCTGTTTGTCGAGGAGATGACACGGCTCTTGCTGGAGAGCGGCGGGCGGGGCATCCAGGCGATTCCGCCCACCCTGCAGCAATCGTTGACGGCGCGGCTCGACCGGCTTGGCCCGGCGCGCGAGGTGGCCCAGATCGGCGCCGTTATCGGGCGGGACTTTTCCTACACACTCCTTCGCGCCGTAACCGCTATGGAGGACAGGCCGCTACAGATTGCGCTGGAACGGCTGGCCGAGGCGGACATTCTGCTGGTGCAGGGCCTGCCGCCCGATGCCGATTATCGCTTCAAGCACGTGCTGATCCAGGATGCAGCTTATGAGAATTTGCTTAAGAGCCGACGCCAGGTTTTGCACCGCCGCGTCGGCGAAGTGTTACGCGATGATTTTGCCGCCACCGCCGCGGTCGAGCCGGAAGTATTGGCGCATCACTTCACAGAGGCCGGGCGCAGTGATGCCGCGGTCGAGTATTGGCAACGAGCGGGGGATTTGGCGATGGTACGCTCGGGCCACGCCGAGGCCATTCATCACTTTTCCGTTGCGCTGGACATCTTGCGCAAGCTTGGTGAAAAACCCGATCGTGTAGCGAAAGAGCTGGAGTTGTGCGTCAAGCTCGGGCCGGCCCTTATGATGATGAAGGGCCCAGGGTCACCGGACGTCGAAGCGATCTATAGCCGCGCCGTGGCTCTCGAGGCGGGTGAAGAAAACTCAGCGCGGTTCAAGGCACTGTGGGGCCTCTACTATCATTCGATGAGCTCCGGACGCTTGCGTGCGGCGACCGCTCATGCCGACGAGCTTCTCGGGCTCGCGCAGCGCTTGGGCGCTGATGATCTCGTCCTAGAGGGCCATCACGCGAAGTGGGCGACGTCGCTTTGGTGCGGCAACTTGGCCGCTGCAGGCGATCACTCTCAAAAAGGCATTTCACAATACGACTGCACCCGGCATCATGCTCTCGCGTTCGCGTTCAGTGGTCATGATCCTGGCGTGTGCGCTCACGCGGCCGGCGCGATCAACCTGGCTCTTTTAGGCTTCCCTCAAAAGGCAATGAAACTCGGTGGAGAGGCCGTCACGTTGGCTCGGAGCTTGTCCCATCCGTACAGCCTCGCCCTGGCAATGTGGTTCTGTGCGATCGTCCTTCAGGTCGGCCGCCAGAGACAATCCTGCCGCGATCTTGCATCTGAGCTGATCGAACTGTCGCAAGAGCACGACTTTCCCATGATGCGCGGCGCTGGGACTTTCTTCTTGGGGTGGGCGACGGCGGATAGCGCCGAACTCGAGCACGGAATCGCTTCGATGGAACAGGGGCTCGCGCTCTTTTCGGCTGTCCGCCAAGTCACCAGACCCTACATGTTGGCCGTTTTGGCAAGCGCTAAAGCAGATCTCGGCAGGCCGGACGAAGGGCTCGAATTGTTGAAGGATGCGCTCGCCCTGACAGCGGTGAGCGGTGAAGTTTGGTGGCAGGCCGAAATGCACAGCCTTAGGGGTCGGCTGCTTGCGGCGCGCGGGCAACACGACGAGAGCGAAGCGTGTTTTCGATGCGCAATCGAAGTCAGCCGCGGACAGAGTGCAAAGACGCTGGAGCTGCGTGCTGCCACAAGCCTCGCGCGGCTCTGGAGCGACCGAGGCAGGAACGCAGAAGCCCGCGATCTCCTCGCCCCGATATACGGCTGGTTCACCGAGGGTTTCGGCACGCCCGACTTGAAGGAGGCAAAAATCTTACTCGACGCGCTGTCGCGATGA
- the aspD gene encoding aspartate 4-decarboxylase produces MADILTLKKFEALSPFEIKDELINLAKATSKRTQSAFLNAGRGNPNWVATTPREGFFLLGQFAITESKRVMEHPAGIGGMPQAKGIAARFDAWLAKHSDMPGATFLSEMLPFAIKKFGFDPDAFVHELVDSIIGDNYPVPDRMLVHNEKIVHEYLMWAVCGEPRPAGKFDIYAVEGGTAAMCYLFKSLKANRLLLPGDTIALGTPIFTPYIEMTHLEDYDLKVVQIRAPQENKFQFTDEEIKKLEDPKIKAFFIVNPANPSGMGVSPETIGKLGTLVKTKRPDLMLLTDDVYGTFVHGFRSLLGELPHNTIGVYSYSKYFGCTGWRLGAIAIHEDNIFDKMIAKLPDAAVKALDKRYGPLTLEPRKLKLIDRIVADSRDVALNHTAGLSLPQQVMMSLFSLAEMMDAKKAYQTACMEIVNKRLWLLLDGLGLADKLSPNPNYDAYYGLIDFEFWARKNIGDEAVDHLKKHVHPLDLAFRLAEAHGIVLLNGGGFDAPEWSLRVSLANLPDDVYDDIGRGVRTIARGYRDAFEAAKGNAATATPR; encoded by the coding sequence ATGGCCGATATCTTGACCCTGAAGAAATTCGAGGCGCTGAGCCCGTTCGAGATCAAGGACGAGCTGATCAATCTCGCCAAGGCGACGTCGAAACGGACGCAATCCGCGTTCCTGAACGCCGGCCGCGGCAATCCGAACTGGGTGGCCACCACGCCGCGCGAAGGTTTCTTCCTGTTGGGACAGTTCGCGATCACCGAAAGCAAGCGGGTTATGGAGCACCCGGCAGGGATCGGCGGCATGCCCCAAGCGAAGGGCATTGCCGCACGGTTTGACGCTTGGCTCGCCAAGCATTCCGACATGCCGGGCGCAACCTTCCTTTCGGAGATGCTGCCCTTTGCGATCAAGAAATTCGGCTTCGACCCGGATGCCTTCGTCCACGAGCTTGTCGATTCCATCATCGGCGACAATTATCCGGTGCCGGACCGCATGCTGGTGCACAACGAAAAGATCGTGCACGAATATCTGATGTGGGCCGTTTGCGGTGAGCCGCGGCCGGCCGGCAAGTTCGACATCTATGCGGTCGAGGGCGGCACGGCGGCGATGTGCTACCTCTTCAAGTCGCTGAAGGCCAACCGCCTGTTGCTTCCTGGCGACACCATCGCGCTGGGAACGCCGATCTTCACGCCCTACATCGAGATGACACATCTCGAGGATTACGACCTTAAGGTCGTCCAGATCAGGGCGCCGCAGGAAAACAAATTCCAGTTCACCGACGAGGAAATCAAAAAGCTGGAGGATCCGAAGATCAAAGCCTTCTTCATCGTCAATCCGGCCAATCCCTCCGGGATGGGGGTGAGCCCAGAGACGATCGGCAAGCTGGGCACCCTGGTCAAGACCAAGCGCCCCGACCTCATGCTGCTCACCGACGACGTCTACGGTACCTTCGTCCACGGTTTCCGCTCGCTGCTGGGCGAACTCCCGCACAACACCATTGGCGTCTATTCCTATTCGAAATACTTCGGCTGCACGGGATGGCGGCTCGGCGCCATCGCCATTCATGAAGACAACATCTTCGACAAGATGATCGCGAAGCTTCCCGACGCCGCTGTGAAGGCGCTCGACAAGCGTTACGGGCCGCTGACGCTGGAGCCGCGCAAGCTCAAACTCATCGATCGCATCGTTGCCGACAGTCGCGACGTCGCGCTCAACCACACTGCGGGCCTGTCGCTTCCACAGCAGGTGATGATGAGCCTTTTTTCGCTCGCGGAGATGATGGACGCGAAGAAGGCCTATCAGACCGCCTGCATGGAAATCGTCAACAAGCGCCTGTGGTTGCTGCTTGATGGCCTGGGACTTGCCGACAAGCTGTCGCCCAATCCAAATTACGACGCCTATTACGGCCTAATCGATTTCGAGTTCTGGGCGCGGAAGAACATCGGAGACGAAGCCGTTGACCACCTCAAGAAGCACGTCCATCCGCTCGATCTCGCATTCCGTTTGGCGGAAGCCCACGGGATCGTACTGCTGAACGGTGGCGGCTTCGATGCCCCCGAGTGGTCGCTCCGTGTCTCCCTGGCAAACCTGCCAGACGACGTTTACGACGATATTGGACGGGGCGTTCGAACGATTGCTAGAGGATACCGTGATGCATTCGAAGCGGCTAAAGGTAACGCGGCTACGGCGACGCCCCGATAG
- a CDS encoding decarboxylase, with amino-acid sequence MSKDTKPAQKRIDQFFSGPGGRADDWRDLVEAAKAWARGGDREKYDAALADLSVTEEFHGYPGLQLMAALREAASTGDAATSLALATRITQALTTRSFRQHAGDWNLKDEGNGEAPDLLPPTFGSHAARRPYFETLIVTGLSSSQWPALAAEWRKLRRPVDSFVYEPVIVGSLEDAFCATMLNPDIAAVVINEGFGLRSRHSAPILRSITAAAGLNDESDASALRLAHIIKRVRPELDIYLMSNRDVEEMAGNPEANVARRIFYSIEELLELHLSILEGIQDRYDTPFFDNLKKYAQRPIGTFHALPIARGKSVFKSDWIRDMGEFYGPNLFLAESSATTGGLDSLLEPTGNIKKAQDKAARALGADRVFFVTNGTSTSNKMAVQALLAPGDIAIVDRNCHKSHHYGMVLAGAQPLYVEAFPMTEYSMYGAVPLKTIKQALLGAKADGRLDRVKLLDLTNCTFDGHIYNTRRVMEECLAIKPDLIFLWDEAWFGFARFSPFLRRRTAMGAANEIEAWMRDPKSVAAYEKQQAELGKNPTDEVLLKTRLIPDPRQIRLRVYQTNSTHKSMSAIRQGSMLSVKDVEFHTVEQQFKEAVFTHASTSPNQQLIASLDVSRRQMELEGYGLVANAMEIALAIRQAVNNNPLISKYFRILGADVMVPAQYRQSGFTDYLAAGVNWVNTLKSLDDDEFCLDPTRMTLVCGTAGYDGTQFKGILANEYNIQVNKTSRNSVLLQSNINNTRSDVAHLVRVLAEIAGEVDRGLAQGGANAKKTFEARVTSLMKDVPDLPNFSHFHPSFRGDAGAKTNEGDIRSGFYAAYDAAGCEHIRLNDPEIDRRLKAGPELVSANFVIPYPPGFPIMVPGQVITQETIDFMRKLDVKEIHGYDAKEGLKLVRTEALAKIGRLKPGAQPKLKAAS; translated from the coding sequence ATGTCCAAGGACACGAAGCCCGCGCAGAAGCGCATCGATCAGTTCTTTTCCGGGCCCGGAGGGCGGGCGGACGACTGGCGTGATCTGGTGGAGGCTGCGAAGGCATGGGCCCGCGGCGGAGACCGCGAAAAATATGATGCAGCGCTGGCCGATCTGTCGGTGACTGAGGAATTTCACGGCTATCCCGGGCTTCAATTGATGGCAGCATTACGAGAGGCCGCTTCAACCGGCGATGCGGCAACATCACTGGCCCTTGCGACGCGGATCACGCAGGCGCTGACCACACGATCGTTCCGCCAACACGCCGGCGATTGGAATCTCAAGGACGAAGGCAATGGCGAAGCGCCCGACCTGCTGCCGCCGACGTTCGGTTCGCATGCGGCGCGCCGTCCCTATTTCGAGACTTTGATCGTCACGGGCCTTTCGTCCAGCCAGTGGCCGGCGCTCGCGGCCGAATGGCGCAAGTTGCGCCGTCCGGTCGATTCCTTCGTCTATGAGCCGGTCATCGTCGGCAGCCTCGAAGACGCGTTCTGCGCCACCATGCTCAATCCCGACATCGCGGCCGTCGTCATCAACGAGGGCTTTGGCCTGCGCTCACGCCACAGCGCGCCTATCCTCCGCTCCATCACGGCCGCGGCTGGCCTCAACGATGAATCCGACGCATCTGCGCTTCGGCTCGCCCATATCATCAAGCGGGTGCGGCCTGAGCTCGACATCTATCTGATGTCCAACCGTGATGTCGAGGAGATGGCCGGCAACCCCGAAGCCAATGTCGCGCGTCGTATCTTCTACTCGATCGAGGAACTCCTGGAGCTGCATCTGTCGATCCTCGAGGGCATCCAGGATCGATACGACACCCCGTTCTTCGACAATCTCAAGAAATACGCGCAGCGTCCGATCGGCACTTTCCACGCGCTGCCGATCGCCCGCGGCAAATCCGTCTTCAAGTCGGACTGGATCCGTGACATGGGCGAGTTCTACGGCCCGAACCTGTTCCTGGCCGAGAGCAGCGCGACCACCGGCGGCCTCGACAGCCTCCTGGAGCCGACCGGCAACATCAAGAAGGCGCAGGACAAGGCGGCGCGCGCTCTCGGCGCCGATCGCGTGTTCTTCGTGACCAACGGCACCTCGACCTCGAACAAGATGGCGGTGCAGGCGCTGCTGGCGCCCGGCGACATCGCGATCGTCGATCGCAACTGTCACAAGTCCCATCACTACGGAATGGTGCTGGCGGGTGCCCAGCCGCTCTATGTCGAAGCCTTCCCGATGACCGAATACTCGATGTATGGCGCGGTGCCGCTGAAGACGATCAAGCAGGCGCTGCTGGGTGCAAAGGCCGACGGCCGGCTCGACCGGGTCAAGCTGCTCGACCTCACCAACTGCACCTTCGACGGCCACATCTACAACACCCGCCGGGTGATGGAGGAATGCCTCGCCATCAAGCCAGACCTGATCTTCCTGTGGGACGAGGCCTGGTTCGGTTTTGCGCGCTTCTCGCCGTTCCTGCGTCGCCGTACCGCGATGGGCGCCGCCAACGAGATCGAGGCCTGGATGCGCGATCCGAAGTCGGTCGCGGCCTATGAGAAGCAGCAGGCCGAGCTCGGCAAGAATCCGACGGACGAGGTGCTGCTCAAGACCAGGCTCATTCCCGATCCGCGCCAGATCCGCCTGCGCGTCTACCAGACCAACTCGACCCACAAGTCGATGTCGGCGATCCGGCAGGGCTCGATGCTCTCGGTCAAGGACGTCGAATTCCACACAGTCGAGCAGCAGTTCAAGGAGGCCGTGTTTACCCATGCCTCGACCAGTCCGAACCAGCAGCTCATCGCGAGCCTCGACGTCTCGCGGCGGCAGATGGAGCTCGAGGGCTATGGCCTCGTCGCCAACGCCATGGAAATCGCGCTCGCGATCCGTCAGGCAGTCAACAATAATCCGCTGATCTCGAAATATTTCCGGATCCTCGGCGCGGACGTCATGGTGCCCGCGCAATATCGCCAGAGCGGCTTCACCGATTATCTCGCAGCCGGCGTGAACTGGGTGAACACCCTGAAGAGCCTGGACGACGACGAGTTCTGCCTCGATCCGACCCGCATGACGCTGGTCTGCGGCACCGCGGGTTACGACGGAACGCAGTTCAAGGGCATTTTGGCGAACGAGTACAACATCCAGGTCAACAAGACCTCCCGGAACTCCGTCCTGCTCCAGTCCAACATCAACAACACGCGCAGCGACGTCGCGCACCTCGTCCGGGTCTTGGCCGAGATCGCGGGCGAGGTCGATCGCGGCCTGGCGCAGGGCGGTGCCAACGCGAAGAAGACATTCGAGGCGCGGGTCACCAGCCTGATGAAGGATGTGCCCGACCTGCCGAACTTCTCGCATTTCCACCCGAGCTTCCGCGGCGATGCCGGCGCCAAAACCAACGAAGGCGATATCCGCAGCGGCTTCTATGCCGCTTACGACGCGGCGGGTTGCGAGCACATCCGTCTCAACGATCCCGAGATCGACCGGCGGCTGAAGGCCGGGCCCGAGCTCGTCTCGGCGAACTTCGTGATCCCGTATCCGCCGGGCTTCCCGATCATGGTGCCGGGACAGGTGATCACTCAGGAGACCATCGACTTCATGCGCAAGCTCGATGTGAAGGAAATCCACGGCTACGACGCCAAGGAAGGGCTGAAGCTCGTGCGCACGGAAGCCTTGGCGAAGATCGGCCGGCTCAAGCCCGGCGCTCAGCCGAAGCTGAAGGCCGCCTCTTAA
- a CDS encoding autoinducer binding domain-containing protein encodes MLSASFGICVVPNATTAVPTKKATHTEAKMLERRSVPGRLQKPPRMHLRSPGADCAYSSVMITGRRPLSRLPVDAALVQRARDFGILDGFLIPVASTAGRTGQIWFGGRTLDRPEQQLPALHLMAIYAFDRTLKLHGSPVRHQANLTLRKGRDHAWTSGRGSCVRNRTFRRAKVR; translated from the coding sequence ATGCTGAGCGCTAGCTTCGGCATTTGCGTGGTTCCAAACGCAACAACGGCCGTCCCGACGAAGAAAGCGACGCACACTGAAGCAAAGATGCTGGAGCGCCGGAGCGTTCCCGGCCGCTTGCAGAAACCGCCGAGAATGCACCTTCGCTCGCCTGGCGCAGATTGCGCCTATAGCTCGGTGATGATCACCGGCAGGCGGCCATTATCAAGACTTCCCGTTGACGCGGCGCTGGTGCAGCGTGCGAGGGACTTTGGCATCTTGGATGGCTTCCTGATCCCGGTCGCTTCAACTGCGGGAAGGACGGGACAAATATGGTTCGGAGGTCGGACGCTCGATCGGCCGGAGCAACAATTGCCAGCCCTGCACCTCATGGCGATCTATGCGTTTGATCGAACCCTCAAACTTCATGGCTCGCCCGTGCGGCACCAAGCAAACCTGACGCTCCGGAAGGGGCGCGACCACGCCTGGACAAGCGGTCGCGGTTCCTGTGTTCGCAACCGAACATTCAGGCGTGCAAAGGTCCGCTAA
- a CDS encoding IS66 family transposase — protein MSIAALRDENERLKALLAQTQAALSEHQGALAASEEARRRLEIILGELRREKFGSKSEKLRPDQYHLPLEDVEIAQGILDAAQERAEAVINGRSRNVPDQGPHRNRGCLPAHLPRVERIIEPASTLCPCGCGAMAKIGEDVSKRLDVIPAQWRVLVTRRPKYICRRCSGPVVQAHAPEHVVPGGLPTEAAIAHVIVSKFGDHTPFYRQAEIYARQGIRLDRATLGNWSGRACFHLQPIADHMRHHLAMADRLFMDETRAPVLDPGRGQTKKGYFWAIASDDRGHSGPSPPIVLFRYAPGRSGAFAEQFLDGFGGRYLQCDAYDGYDRLTEVVRPQGPWTLVHCWSHLRRRFVKLVRNSKSPIAEAAVRHIAQLYAIEAMVRGSSPDVRLATRKEHSLPLIAALKPWFEKQLSMISSGSTLAEDIRYALNHWQGLTRFLEDGRLELDTNPVENAIRPVCLTRKNALFAGHEIGAENWAMLASIVATCKLNSVNPVAYIAETLEAIIDGNPHSRIDDLMPWRFRKTSSQLQ, from the coding sequence ATGAGCATCGCGGCGCTGCGCGACGAAAACGAACGCCTCAAGGCGCTTTTGGCGCAAACGCAGGCGGCCTTGAGCGAGCATCAGGGGGCGCTGGCGGCGTCGGAGGAAGCGCGGCGTCGGCTAGAGATCATTCTCGGCGAATTGCGCCGCGAGAAGTTCGGCTCGAAGTCCGAGAAGCTGCGGCCAGATCAGTATCACTTACCGCTGGAAGACGTGGAGATCGCGCAAGGCATCCTGGACGCGGCGCAGGAGAGAGCCGAGGCTGTGATCAACGGCCGATCGCGGAACGTGCCGGATCAAGGTCCTCATCGCAATCGCGGCTGCTTGCCTGCCCATTTGCCGCGGGTGGAACGGATCATCGAGCCTGCAAGCACGCTCTGTCCGTGCGGTTGCGGCGCCATGGCGAAGATCGGCGAGGACGTCAGCAAACGCCTGGACGTGATACCGGCGCAATGGAGGGTGTTGGTCACGCGCCGCCCGAAATATATCTGTCGCCGCTGCTCGGGCCCCGTCGTGCAGGCGCACGCACCGGAGCACGTCGTGCCCGGCGGGCTGCCGACCGAAGCGGCCATCGCGCACGTGATCGTCTCCAAATTTGGCGACCACACGCCATTTTACCGTCAGGCCGAGATCTATGCGCGCCAGGGGATCCGGCTTGATCGGGCGACACTGGGCAACTGGTCTGGCCGCGCCTGCTTCCATCTTCAGCCCATCGCGGACCACATGCGCCACCACCTGGCTATGGCGGATCGGCTGTTCATGGATGAGACCAGGGCGCCGGTACTCGATCCGGGGCGCGGCCAAACGAAGAAAGGCTACTTCTGGGCGATCGCCTCAGACGACCGCGGCCACAGCGGGCCAAGTCCGCCGATCGTGCTGTTCCGATATGCCCCTGGTCGCAGCGGTGCCTTTGCTGAGCAGTTCCTCGACGGTTTTGGCGGACGCTACCTGCAATGCGATGCCTATGACGGTTATGACCGGCTGACCGAGGTCGTTCGACCGCAAGGGCCGTGGACGCTCGTGCATTGCTGGAGCCATTTGCGCCGGCGCTTCGTCAAATTGGTGCGCAACAGCAAGTCTCCGATCGCCGAGGCCGCCGTTCGACACATCGCGCAGCTTTACGCCATCGAAGCCATGGTGCGCGGCTCGTCGCCGGACGTCCGGTTGGCCACGCGCAAGGAGCACTCGCTGCCCCTCATCGCGGCTTTAAAACCGTGGTTTGAGAAGCAGCTTTCTATGATCTCCAGCGGCTCAACGCTCGCCGAGGACATCCGCTATGCGCTCAATCACTGGCAGGGGCTGACCCGCTTCCTCGAAGACGGGCGTCTCGAACTCGACACCAACCCGGTCGAGAACGCCATCCGGCCGGTCTGCCTAACCAGAAAAAATGCGCTCTTCGCGGGCCATGAAATCGGGGCCGAAAACTGGGCCATGCTGGCGTCGATCGTCGCCACCTGCAAGCTCAACAGCGTCAACCCGGTTGCCTACATCGCTGAAACACTCGAGGCGATCATCGACGGCAATCCCCACAGCAGGATCGATGACCTCATGCCGTGGCGATTCCGCAAAACGTCAAGCCAGCTTCAATAG